A single region of the Triticum dicoccoides isolate Atlit2015 ecotype Zavitan chromosome 2B, WEW_v2.0, whole genome shotgun sequence genome encodes:
- the LOC119367044 gene encoding uncharacterized protein LOC119367044: protein MASGQGHVIIPIFLLFSFAPYYITLAESIDLGGSLQTNEKNGTLSRSNPFQLNGRMKTDGKGNTISHYAMWHTEPGKFYGLRDEMSIWGSPNKENSQDSGSAIQVYCREGEHYSLIEAGFHISPSLYHNRDVRFFTYTTRDTKSAGCYNLQCPRFVPARGAALVPGQAISPPSIYGQADRYARLSLNKDPNSGDWVVYRHDLDSPSFLGHFPGQLCPGESRIQALTGFVNYLKNTHGPPMGSGQFPDDEDDKRSAYFKHVKIYDANGHARDPITTRMIKLVDRPDCYKETDFTVIINRGYIFYYGRPNGCIG, encoded by the exons ATGGCTTCTGGTCAGGGTCATGTTATCATACCAATATTTCTCTTATTTTCATTTGCTCCTTACTACATCACTTTGGCCGAATCAATAGATCTGGGTGGCAGCCTACAAACAAATGAGAAG AATGGCACTCTTTCAAGATCCAACCCTTTTCAGCTCAACGGGAGAATGAAAACTGATGGAAAAGGCAACACCATATCTCAT TATGCAATGTGGCACACGGAGCCAGGAAAATTCTATGGTCTTCGAGATGAAATGAGTATATGGGGTTCACCTAATAAAGAAAACTCTCAAGACTCCGGATCAGCCATACAGGTCTATTGTCGAGAAGGGGAACACTACAGCTTAATTGAAGCAGGGTTTCAT ATTTCTCCCTCTTTGTATCATAACCGAGATGTTCGATTCTTTACATACACGACG AGGGACACCAAATCTGCAGGCTGCTATAACTTGCAGTGCCCACGATTTGTCCCTGCTAGGGGAGCTGCACTAGTGCCTGGCCAAGCTATTTCTCCCCCGTCAATTTATGGCCAAGCCGATCGCTACGCCAGGCTTAGCCTAAACAAG GATCCGAACTCCGGGGATTGGGTGGTGTATCGACACGATTTAGACAGTCCATCATTCTTGGGGCATTTTCCAGGACAACTTTGCCCTGGAGAATCACGAATACAAGCCCTGACAGGATTTGTGAATTACCTAAAAAATACACATGGCCCTCCAATGGGCAGTGGTCAGTtcccggatgatgaagatgataAGAGATCTGCATACTTTAAGCATGTTAAGATCTACGATGCCAACGGCCATGCTCGGGACCCAATTACAACTCGCATGATCAAGTTAGTTGACAGGCCAGATTGCTACAAAGAAACTGACTTCACTGTTATAATCAATAGGGGCTACATATTTTACTATGGTAGACCAAATGGTTGTATTGGTTGA